The following proteins are encoded in a genomic region of Pochonia chlamydosporia 170 chromosome Unknown PCv3seq00038, whole genome shotgun sequence:
- a CDS encoding DDE superfamily endonuclease, whose translation MESRIQEAVNHIRRFPDAKIATVAKEFGVPRNLLRYRLEGRSPKNGQPAANTKLSRAEESALCRYIDRLDRINLAVRPEFVTDAANYILRERTSQSQAGDLLLVGPNWTTRFLTRHKYSKRLQKKLHADRQASEDLSRVAEYFQKLSDICEREGILPDDTWNMDETGFRIGVGKDQLIVTKRKRAHYFGIPENRESATAIEAISAGGQYIPAFLIVAGQVHMAQWYTQPELHPDTAIIPTPTGYTNDQVGLEWLKHFDKHTAKKTVGKKRLLILDGHGSHHTKEFIAYCDAHGIVPFGLPPNLTHLLQPLDVVVFQPLKHCHAKALDLMVRDGLVNITKIEFLSCIEEVRRQAFKESTILTSFKKTGIWPFNPQPVLKILEERQAKKTPSPPSSSGGLHSSPFSTPLTLRQMNKVADKLEDFLEEDQHLDPEFAHDIGRFIRGSLIRPTELLQTKRDLGRTQYAQRVQKQRRAMKNSPLQSGGVLTVAQARHMVRQREEDAVAKARKLVQAADQKAIKVVKRGIFEAAKVARKWRTSGKLKPAIVYESGLFPRALKRF comes from the coding sequence ATGGAATCTAGGATCCAAGAAGCTGTAAATCATATCCGACGTTTTCCTGACGCCAAAATAGCCACTGTGGCGAAGGAATTCGGCGTGCCACGCAATCTACTCCGTTACCGCCTCGAGGGTCGGTCGCCCAAGAATGGCCAGCCTGCGGCCAATACTAAGTTATCGCGTGCAGAAGAGAGTGCGCTATGCCGATACATCGACCGTCTTGACAGAATTAACCTTGCAGTGCGACCAGAGTTTGTTACGGACGCGGCCAACTACATACTCCGCGAGCGGACCTCCCAATCACAGGCTGGCGATCTGCTCCTGGTTGGTCCAAATTGGACCACCCGCTTCCTAACACGACACAAATATAGCAAACGGTTACAGAAGAAGCTTCACGCTGACCGTCAGGCATCGGAAGACCTCAGCCGAGTGGCCGAGTACTTCCAGAAGCTCTCTGATATATGCGAGAGAGAGGGGATATTGCCTGATGACACCTGGAATATGGACGAGACTGGTTTCCGTATCGGCGTTGGTAAAGATCAGTTGATTGTTACCAAGCGAAAGAGAGCCCACTACTTTGGGATTCCTGAAAATAGGGAGTCTGCGACGGCGATCGAGGCCATATCGGCGGGTGGGCAGTACATTCCTGCTTTCTTGATCGTGGCTGGACAAGTTCATATGGCGCAATGGTATACGCAACCAGAATTACACCCAGACACGGCTATCATCCCGACCCCAACCGGCTATACGAACGACCAAGTGGGCTTAGAATGGCTTAAACACTTCGACAAGCACACGGCGAAGAAGACAGTGGGCAAAAAGCGCCTACTAATCCTTGACGGTCATGGCTCACACCACACAAAGGAATTCATTGCGTACTGCGATGCCCACGGTATTGTGCCCTTCGGTTTGCCTCCAAACCTTACCCACTTACTACAACCACTGGATGTTGTGGTCTTCCAGCCATTGAAACACTGCCACGCAAAGGCGCTTGACCTCATGGTTCGAGATGggctcgtcaacatcaccaagatTGAGTTCCTCAGCTGCATTGAAGAGGTCCGTAGACAGGCATTCAAGGAAAGCACGATTCTGACTTCGTTCAAGAAGACTGGAATTTGGCCATTCAACCCACAGCCAGTTCTCAAGATTCTAGAAGAACgccaagcaaagaagacaCCGTCGCCTCCTTCAAGCTCGGGAGGTCTGcattcatcaccattttCGACACCATTGACACTTAGACAGATGAATAAGGTGGCGGACAAGCTAGAGGATTTCCTTGAAGAAGACCAGCACCTGGACCCGGAGTTTGCGCACGATATTGGCCGGTTTATCAGAGGGTCCCTGATAAGACCTACAGAGCTGCTACAGACGAAGAGGGATCTAGGGAGGACGCAATATGCGCAGCGCGTTCAAAAACAACGCAGAGCGATGAAGAATTCACCGCTTCAGTCAGGAGGGGTACTGACAGTGGCCCAGGCTCGGCATATGGTGCggcagagagaagaagacgcagTTGCTAAGGCGAGGAAGCTGGTGCAAGCTGCGGATCAGAAGGCAATTAAGGTGGTTAAACGGGGGATATTTGAAGCGGCCAAAGTAGCACGTAAATGGAGGACGTCTGGGAAGTTAAAACCAGCTATAGTGTACGAGTCTGGGTTATTTCCTAGAGCGTTAAAGAGATTCTAA